The region ATTGGAGCAGATTACTACTGGCAGGCAGTTAGTGGAAAAGTCCAAAGGGTTACAAATACATTAGTGGCAGTTGAAAGTCTTTTTGGATGGATTTTACAGGGACCAGTGACTACATCCAGTGTTGCTGACACCACATGTATGCACATCAGTTTGACCGAAGACAACCAGCTATCTAAGCAGTTACATGCATTCTGGGAGGTGGAGTCCCTGGGTATTGTAAATAAACAGTCAGAAAGCTCAGAGGACTCAGAAATTCTGCAACATTTTGAACAAACGACATTTGAAAATGGACGATACCAAGTTGGGTTATCCTGGCAATGTGACAAAGACCAGCTTCCAGACAACTTTAGGGTAGCAAAGAAATGCTTTGAGAGCCTAACAAGAAAGCTGAAAACTGATGCTAACTTATTTGCCAGATACAACAATGTAATAGAGGACCATCTGCAAAATGGCATCTGTTAGGAGATTGCAGATGGAAAACCAGAAATGAACCAAGAGACCCCATCATGCTgtagtaaaagaagaaaaggccACAACTAAACTTAGAGTTTATTTGATTCATCCTCACAGGAGGAAAACTTTCCATCCCTCAATGACTGTCTGCACACCGGACCTAACCTGAACCCAAACCTGCTAGATGTCCTCATAAAGTTTAGATTGCATGAGATAGCATTTACTGCTGATATAACTAAAGCCTTTCTTCAAATCTCACTGGCAGAAAAGGACCAGAGACGCTGTCAGGTTCCTGTGGATGCATGGACCTCTAGCTAAGGACTGTAAAAATGAGGTGTGTGTCCTGAGGATGAAAAGAGTTGTTTCTGGAGTGTCTCCCAGCCCATTCCTGCTTGCTGccaccattaaaaaaatatctcaaacaaTTCGAAAGAGAACAGCCAAGGGCAGTACAGGCTCTCAGAGACtctatgtactgtatgtatatgaTATTCTCTCTCATGCAGGCATGAACCTCTGGAGATGGGTTACCAACTCACCTGGTCTGTGAGCCATGTGGAAGAGGATGGAGTAGAGTTCACTGGTGATACAGAGTCACTGACTTGGCAGAGAAATGGGAGCAGTGGTGTATGGAGCTACCACTGTTACACCTGGTGGCCTTTCCCAGGTGGTACCACACTGAGATTCACAAAGAGTCGCACACTGTACAGTTGCACGTCTACTGTGATGCAAGTGAAAAGGCTTATGGTGCTGTTGCATATCTACCAGGACAAAATGCCCAAGGAGAGACTGTTACCAGTTTTGTAGCCTCCCAGTCACGAGTTGTaccattaaagaaaatgacattacCTCGCTTGGAGCTCATGGCTGCACTTATTGGAGCAAGATTAGGACACAGCCTTCTTAAGCCACTGAACATGGAGAAAAACCAGCTCAACATGTCGATGATCACACTCCACTGGATCCACAGCTCAGCACAGCGATGGAAACCATTTGTGAGCAACAGAGTGGCAGAAATACAAGAGGTGTGGTCCCACTGTGCTGGCAAAATGAACCCATTTGAATGAACCTGCCTTCGAGGTCACCATGCTGAGAGCCTTATTGAGAGCCAGCTGTGGTGGAAGAGACCCTCTTCACTGTCCACAGATGAGAaggaactgaacatttgcagtgACTATGTAGTGGATGAAGTGAACGCGGAGCTCCGGTCTGGGTATGGGACTGTTGTGAAGCTCACTGGCATTGAGCAAACTGAACCTCTTTTAAACTTAGAAAGGCACAGCAAGCTTAAGACTGTGTTAAGAATCACTGCATGATTAAACCGCTTTGTTACTAACACAAGATCTTGTCTGAAGGACCAGGGAGAGTCAACTACAGAAGAACTTGAAATGTACTGGTTAAAGTTTACACAAGAAAGTTGTTTTAGCTCTGAAATATTGCAGCAAAGGTCAAAGCAGAATGTGAAAGTAGATTCTAAAATCAAAGATTTGAAACCACTCTTAGATGGAAATGGTCCACTAAGTGTTGGTGGaggacattttttgtttctttcgaaatattttattgttacttagaacattttaaaaacatgttctaAGATTTTGCAGTTATACAgaaattttcctctttttttcccctttaataataaatacaattcaTCACTTTAAACTAAAAGAAGCTAAGAACAAGGCTATAAAAACAAAGTCTCTGTATGTTAAAAGTGAGTGTCACTTAGTACACTTAGTGAGTCTACTAAGTGTTTGTGGAGGACAATACACCCAGACAGACCTGGAAAATGGGTAGAATCTTAGAGGTCTTTCCAGGCAGGGATGGTCTCATACGTTCATGCAACTTTCGTTCTTCTACTGGTGGCTTGTTATGCAGGTCTATTCAGTTATTGTATCCTTTGGAggtattttaaatacagatgaACAGTTGGTCATCGGGCGGGACGATGTTGTGACTTCTTTTATATGTTAAGTATAATTTacatgatgattattattaattgaATTTAACATGATTGTACACAGGAAAAATAGGAGAGTAATTTTTTCGGAGTTAACATCATTTTCATCTAAAAGAGTCCTGTTTATATATTAAAGAGTGAAATCATTTCCATTGGTCAATAGAATCGGAGTAAAAAAATAGAGGAAATTATATCGGAGTAAAACAAGAACACGCCCACTGAAGTTCCTTAAGTTTCGTTTCTTCCACCATCTTGTTATCCTGCAGTGGAAACGGAGGCAACGATTAGCTGTGTGCCAGGTAAGTCCCCAAATGGGTTGTAGATATATTTTACGTGgggttttatgatttttttaattattaagaCTAATTATGATGACGTGCTGCTGTATGGTAGTGGGGGAAGGAGGGGTGCAGCGAGGAATTAACATGGTTGGCTAACTAGTTAGCATGTGTGCTTCAGCTAACTTAATTTAGCCGTTTACAACaatgtaagcagaaaaaaaacatcagtgttGTACAATTCTACgtccattattttattttcacaagtcAAGGCTGCCGCTATTTTTAAGCTGAGAAACGGAGTTTAAAAGAGGAGCGAGCTGTACTATTGGAGCTAGCTCTGCTAGCATGTGGAGTCAGTATTCCGCCCAGAAAATGGCGCGGGAGGACTATGCTAGTAACTTTTCTTGAACGTAGAGcaacgattaaaaaaaaaaaaaaagaattaaagttGTGCTTTGTATGCAAACTGTGTAAGttgtcagtaaaacatttttgatttactATTTTGTCCATAAACCCCGTTTATATCGAGTTGTATGGAgctgatatgttttttttcttcccgtTTTAGTTGTGGTAATTGGCTAAATTCAAGTAAATCCTGCAACCAAACTGCACAATAAGTTCCcaagctttatttattaaatcctAAGATGGATGTGAGAAAGtttaacaaaatgatttttaaaaccttcACTTCATCTAGGTTGAGCAAGATTTTACATTGATGTTTGGGGAAGCCATCTCTGCAAAGTTCCTGGAGAAGTGGCCCACTGTCTACAAGCAGAAAGTCCTCAAACAAAGTCGTGGTCTGACAGAGTCTGATGACCTTAAGAACCTTCTTGACAATGCTGAAGGCACAACAGAAGAGGAAAATGGTAAGTTGCAATGACTTATAAAGAAAGTGTTTACTGTAACAGAATTTTATATGAATTGGTTCAATATAAGTGCACCTCCTCCTGCCCTCAGTGTTTGGTAAGCTTACTCTGGAAGTATTAACATCGTTGCAAATAAGAAGTTTTGGTAacttatgtttattttactttttcttctaGGATGGGACATTGACATGTCATCCATTTTGATCCTAGTGCACCTCCTGCCACCGTCACCTCTTGGGCGCAAGAGACCAGGAAAACTCTCAGCCAGACAAGCCAGTGAACATCTTGTGAAGTTTGTCAAGGTAAGGTTACAGTAAAGGGAACATTTATGTTGATCAAAATTctctatttttccctttttttatatatatatttatttatttgtatttcttgtgaagttggtcttaaatttaatttcaagtgACATTTAAAAGATGCTGAAAAGTAATTTGCCGTATCTATTAGAACCCTGTCTTCTTTGAAACCCAAGactaatcatgttttattttgttttgccacAGACAGGAACCAGCATCCAGGAGCACCTTGATGGCATCGCAGAAAGCCGTCAACCATACCTGCTTGCAGTAGGGACTCAGAGGAGCGTGATTCACAAGTACTTCATTGTGATTGACAAACATGCCATACCTTGTAAATCACAAGGTTCTCTTGCCTGTTTTGATGAGCTTTTTAAAGCTCACTTTGTGTTCGGCACTTCATATGATCATAATCTGGTCAATGTGTACAACTTTCTGCAGACCGCCATTTATGAGATAGATGTTGAGACAACCAAAGTGAATCCTACGGTTGCAGAGTTGAGGGCTCGGATGCTGCGTTAAATAGTTGTTTTGCTATGATTGTTTCAGTATTGAGTTACAATGTTCTGTTTCATTTGTAAGAAGTACCATACAAATGCTAATTCTCTGACCAAGCACTTAAAAGTTATCCACGGACTTTGCTCTGGTAAGACACTCCGTCTTAAATGTGGTCAGGGAGGTTGTGCTCAAGTTTATGGCACATTTTCTGGGTTCAGAAAGCATCTCAATAAAGCACATGATAAACACACTTCTAATCATGGTGAAGGCCCATCTACAACTGAAGAGACATTTGAAAGTCAAGATTTGCCCTCTATGAGTGCTGCTTCTGATACAGTCCTGCTTCAGAAATCGCTTGTGCATAGTTGTGCAACAACAGTTGCTGAACTTAAAGTAGCAGGTGTAAGTGAAAGAGCAATTAACTATTTGGTCATTTCCCTCGAAGAAATAGTTAATGATATtcaaaatcaagcaaaagaatctgtgaaaaacagTCTTTCTTTACAAGAACCTGTCAAAAGTGACATTGAGTGCAAAATTGATCAATGTtttgagaaaatggaaaatcCTTTCATGGCATTAAATTCTGAAAGTAAAAGAACTCGTTTTTTGGCAGAGAATTGGGGACGTGTAGACCCAGTAGAATGTGTCCTTGGTTCCAGATTTGATACACTGCGCAGTCGAACCACAGGGGGCTATGATCAGGTTGTTGTTACAGATAAATTTGTTTACATCCCAATTTTGgaaacattaaagtttattttcaggCACCCTAACATAGAGGAGATGATGGCCAAGTCAAATTCAAGTGAAACTCTTAAAGACTTGTCTGATGGAGAACTTTTTAAGAGCCATGCtctgttttcaaaacaaaatcatgcCCTTCAAATTCAGCTTTTCTATGATGATTTTGAAACAGCTAATCCTTTGGGATCAAAAAGGGGAATACATAAATTGGGAGCTGTATATTTCACACTGCAAAATTTTTCTCCTAAGTACAATTCTGCTCTACACAATATTCACTTAGTCTCTCTGTTTCATGCGCAGGACATTAAAACTTATGGCTTCTCTAAGATACTTGATCCGATTGTGGAGGATGTTAAAATCCTGGAGAGGGATGGAATTACTGTTCCTCTGTATGATGAGCCAGTACGTGGAACTATTGTCCAAGTTACTGGTGACAACCTTGGTCTTCACTGTCTGTTTGGTTTTGTAGAGTCATTTAGTGCCAGATACTGTTGCCGCTTTTGTCTTGTTGAGAAAGAGGACTTTCAGACAGAGTTTACAGAGGACTCACCCAAGATTGTTATGCGAACTCAGGCACTTCATGCTGAACATTGTCAGAAAATGGAGGCAAATCCCAGACTTCCATATGTTATGGGTGTTAAAAAGTCATGCATTCTAAATTCATTGCAGTACTTCAGTACATGTGAAAACTTCTCAGTTGATATTATGCATGATATCTTGGAAGGAGTGGCACAATATGAAATGAAGCTGATTTTATTGCATGTAATTGACCAGTATACAACATTAAAGGATGTAGACAGGAGAATAAGGAGCTTTAACTATGGGTACATGGAACAAACCACCTACAGTGAAGTTGTTAGAGGACTCAAATGACTTGGGGTTAAATGCCATCCAGCCCTGGTGTCTACTACGCAACCTACCACTCATCTTTGGAGACTTAGTTTGTCCACATGATCAGCACTGGTATTTGCTGCAGCTGTTGCTTCATATAgtgaatattgttttttcaCCAGTGTTATCAAAAGGTATTACTATTTTCTTGAAACACCTGATTGCCGAACATCACAGGttattcaaacatttgtttccaCAAAAGAAGCTGCTACCGAAGCATCATTTCATGGTGCATTATCCTACATGTATTCTCAAAACAGGCCCAATTCTACATAGCTAGTGCATGCGGTACGAAGCTAAacacaatttctttaaaaaacagttgaaaagtttcaaaaatgttacaaaaaccCTGGCATTAAAGCATCAAAGTCACATTGCTTTCAGTTGGCATACATTTGACCCCAAAAGACTGACCATTGGACCAGGTAAAATGGTGCCTTTAAATGCACTGGACTGGGGCTGTGAGATAGCAGAGACTCTTCAGTTACCAATCAACACCAAggtattaaatgttaaatgggCCAAACATCATGGAAATATGTATCGTGCAGATTTAGTTGTTTGTAAAGAAGTTTTTTGTGAAATGCCAGTTTTCCATAAGATCTACAATGTTGTTGTGAAAGATGAGAGGTTACTGTTTGTTACATTTGCTCTGCAAACAGTGTGTCTGAATGAGCATTTCAGTGCTTTTCAAGTTTTGTATACAAGAGACGGACCTCATGTTATTTATGTAGAAGAGCTTTACTGTTACAGAGCTTTTGATTTACAGGTGTCATACAGTCATGAAGATGCAAATGTTTATATTGTTCCATAATGTTTCCTGTGAATAAAAATGGCTGTTCAAATACTGATTTCTGGTCTTTGCATTGTACTCTTACAAACTCAGCTGTGTATTATAGCTATAAAACAATTGCTTAGTGagtgaaataaagttaaatttggcactgttttagaatttaattaaatgtttaactgcACAAtatggaattaaattaaattaggagTAAAATTTTATACTATTAAGAGCACAATTTTACACTATatggaataaaatgttattctattttgtgtaaaatttctttttagttaGACTAAAATTTTTCTCTACTTAGAATAGAATGTAATTCTCTTTAGAGTAAATTATATTCCACTTGGAGTTAAAATACGGTAgagtactttttcttttaaacaacttGGAGTAAATTCTCTTGGcattgattaaaatttttgcaCTAAATGGTGTTGATTTTAATCTGTAATTTCAACTCTTCCATGAGAGTAAATTTTACTCTATTTAGACTGGGAccaaatgttgtcttttttagagtaaaatttttttcaaattgagtATATTTTAATCTGGAAATTTTACTGTGTATATAATTACAAAAGCTGAAGTGAAACATGTTTAAGTGCGAGGCATGATTTATTTGGATAGaggaagtcttttattttgtagaaagcTTAACAGGATCTGGTTCTGTATTTTGTCATGTCTTGCTTCTATTGattttggttgctaggtaacgaacAGCTGTTGCCGTTATCAGCTGTCACcaactgaacagaaatgttcaggAAAAGACATCCGAGCCTCCGCCTTGATTAAAGAAACTTTCACTCCCTAACAATAAGGTCTTATTCTCTTCAACTGGCTGTTTATTGAATGTAACTGTTTAAAAGTCTGTTAAAATAACTGCATAGTTATCTATGTGGGAATAGATATCTGTAATTTAAATGCAAGCTAAGGTAGGACTGTCTGGACTGGCTTCAGTCCAGACATGaggctgttttttattattattttataaagattgtTAGACTTTCTGTCAGTACACGGACCGGATTCTCATTTGGAAGGTTTGCAAATGAGGAGACTGCTAGAGAAACCCTGAGAGCGCGCGAGTGACAAAAGCAGCGGCTCATTATCACCACAATCCAGACAGACTGTAAAACTTACCAAGCTAATGATAACCAAGTTTGATGGAGAAATAAGCCAATGGCAGGAATTCAGGTCAAAGTAGGAATCAGCTATTCACAGAAATGAAGGACTGTGTAGGACAAGTTCACTAACCTGAGATCCTACCTGACTGGAGCAGCTGCTCGGactatgggctctttgcacctgccgcgctgacgtcacaaccgcatgcgcaaatgcggctctcttttttccgctttgagttaccatgacagctagaaaggacaaagtcttatttcagacgcaaatacaacaatactatgaacattgctgtcttcctaatataatgggcttttaagttttcatggatttccaaggggtcctgaattaagaagacggtggcttgtaaatattcgtcgctaccagttaaagctaacgccgcacagcaaagtttacagccttcacttcactccggatcagcttcttcagcctaaagaagaaggtaaaggagcctcctgtgttatttccatggaatcacttctgtattcagcctgaaagagcgaGAGTACGGAAcaagagagcagaccagagccagacagccgagcaactgatccgcctgtacacactgctgtaaacactgtgctgcttcacaagaagcatgcaaaactaataaagcgaaataacacggagaccttaaggaacacggacatatttttctaaaagcaacaactctgaacctgaacagtcagctgaactagaactctgacaccagagctgctctactgttaagctatgggcttgttgttcctcaggcttcagaagcaaaaagcctgaaccgtaaaatccccgttacttggtctctgacactaacgacaataaatgcacgtaatatacttgaaaacaaggtaaaaacattgtccgttagaatggatgaaaaatgtttagatacttaaatagcacatttttacaagaaaaatgtctagcataagctaaagctaatgttagccacaaagtttaaagaaagtaaaactcaccttcgtatctgtgtataaggaggcgaacatcttaaaaactttctccagcttacttgtcggggcttcggatcgatgtacatcattaactGTTACCGtggacaagccctgcagacgcccagtgtaaagagcctttttcaacaGATCGGAAAAGATGAGcagcttttccccgaacgcggaagctgaggtgcaaagagcccattgcaGGTGTGGAGGGGCCAGTGTGATCAAACTGGGCAACATGAATTTCAGACCACTATTTTAGTAAAGATAGCAATAACTCTACTTGAAGAGTTACCTTTAAGGCACACAGACCTGCTACAAATGAGGCTTGAGACAATCTCACCCAATTCAATAATTTGACTTATTGCACgattgttttcagtttaatcaaaaatatactAATTTAAAACCACTCACACATTAAAAGAACAGTTATGGCTCAACTCAGATGGCAGTGCAAATCAGGGTagtgacctaaaaaaaaaaacacagcaaacgaAGCAGCAAGAATAAGAGAAAATCGTGCACCAAACTAGAAATAGTACCACCACCTGTAGAGTCCACCAGCAACACCGCGAGCTGGTCGTTCCTgtcaaaataaaggaaaaggaAATGACATTCAAATTACATTCATTAATTCACAATTTTACAGTTCAGTCCAAGACAAATCAAACAGCAGCAGTTCAAATTAAGGATCCGTCCTGGGACGAACCGCTAAGCCGCCCAGAGCAGCACTAGAACAATCAGTCCGAGCGGGTCACAAACCAGCCCGAATTAGCAACGCTGGACAAGTGACAGGAGCCAGCTTTACGCTGACCAGGACGGCGGGCATGAGGCCAACAACCAGGGCGACAGGTAGGCAGCCGACAACAGATAACCAAGGTGACAGGCGGACCGCCAGCCAGGGACAAGCAGGACAACAATGCAAACAGCAGCGTCTATCAAACATAAATGTCAGAAATGGAATCTGGAAGCATACAAAAGATGAGCATTTCACTTACCACtgagctctctctctctatatatatatatactgtatataattaaatacagtatatatactgtatatatatataacaggAAGGGGAATCAGGCAGCTTGTATGAGCCGCCTGGACATACAAGTAAAGCTGAGCTAAAGCTATGCTAACAAACATTGAGAGTGTGGGAAGCTTCTTACCACATGTAGGATCgaaagttttcaaaagcctGGGGAATACAATCATTTAGGTTGGGTCAAGCAATTAGTTtcaaaagaagcattaaatggCTGTCGACTGGTTTCTGCCGGGTGAGTAGTGAATTCTGCTATTTTAAGTCAGTCTACGATAACGATGCTATCGCTAACAACAAACTAACCCATGTTATTTCTATGAGCTTGGATCCGCcggtaaataatttatttagtttttgtaaacCCAAATTCATGCTGGAGTTGTACGTTAATGTTGAGTCGTTGTAGGACTCTGGATTCAGGTCCAATGTAGGCCAACTATTCGGACCGATCTACAGAAACCCCATTTTCGAGTCTGTTCGTGGCATGAGGAATGTGACCTTGAACGTGGAGGTCACATTCAAGGTCTTGAATGTGACCTTCAAGACTACCAAAGATTCTTTGAAGCTTTGACAACTTCATCCtatgaaggaaaacaaacaatagaTGTATTAAGTTCCTATTTCAGAATTTAGATCTCAGATTTGATTTTGGACTGCAGTTTTGTCACCTGAAAATTGTAGCATGAGAGCAAATGTTTAGTGTACCACACAGAGCCTGTCaggaatgctaaggctagtaaGCATTGCTACCGATAactgcagataaacagttttcctggagtAGTAAGTTGTTTTGCCTCCATTAGCATATTGAGCAGCgcgtacatgaggatgattgacagcactaacaCCCTCCtattggctctgattggttgttgcaACTCACTACAGGTCGAGGAGATTGATTTTTTCTCACAGATTATCTGAGTCATACGCTGAATAAAGACAACAGGTGGTTCAACTTAACAAACGCAAGTTAATTAGTTGCAAGTAATCAAGttaagtttatccaagtaaGAACATTAAAGTAGAACAAACGTAAATAAAGTAAGTAtgacaaacttaatttgattacatgtaacaaattaacCTAAGTTGGCGCTCCgttctgggtttttttcagtgtaccGTACCACTACGGACATAGTGACAGTCTTAACAAGTATGTAataacttttttccttttttgtaaagttacatactgcagctttaagagcaCATTCTTCAACATGTGGGAACAGATTTATAAGGCTAGTTTATGATTATGAGGTACTGTAACACAGCAGGAAACAAATATTCATTCAACTACACATACGGGGGTTATTTCTGGATGTGCAAATGTTCATTCCTGTGCGTTTGTTCTATACGTAAACAAGAATTTTCCAGCCGGTTCGCTCGACATGTCTGTTATTAAGACTTTGCGAGTTTGCGAAAGGTTTGACGGACAGCCGCTCGCTGGGGATGGGGAGTGTCATTTAAACGGTTTTAATATGTACATGGTAAGACGCCCTCAGTGGCTGCTGAATAGCCTCCTGACCTTCTGAGATGGGCAGCAACACATGACTTCCATGCCAAAGCGTCGACCAGACAGGCCCGCACTCCCAGCCATTCCAATTACGGACATTAGCAAGCAGTGAGAGGAAGCTAATTTGACAAGCTGAGATGATGCCCATTCATATCCACCCCGCTTCGGTGGCCCAGGGTAAATATTTCCCCAAGCTCAGTATAAATAGAAAGACAATATTTGAACAGCTGAGAGGAGAGACAGACTGGGTGAGGAGGAAAGAGAGGAACCAGAGAGGAGATCTTAATCCTTTA is a window of Xiphophorus hellerii strain 12219 chromosome 12, Xiphophorus_hellerii-4.1, whole genome shotgun sequence DNA encoding:
- the LOC116729094 gene encoding uncharacterized protein LOC116729094 isoform X2, with translation MFGEAISAKFLEKWPTVYKQKVLKQSRGLTESDDLKNLLDNAEGTTEEENGWDIDMSSILILVHLLPPSPLGRKRPGKLSARQASEHLVKFVKTGTSIQEHLDGIAESRQPYLLAVGTQRSVIHKYFIVIDKHAIPCKSQGSLACFDELFKAHFVFGTSYDHNLVNVYNFLQTAIYEIDVETTKVNPTVAELRARMLR
- the LOC116729094 gene encoding uncharacterized protein LOC116729094 isoform X1, with the protein product MFCFICKKYHTNANSLTKHLKVIHGLCSGKTLRLKCGQGGCAQVYGTFSGFRKHLNKAHDKHTSNHGEGPSTTEETFESQDLPSMSAASDTVLLQKSLVHSCATTVAELKVAGVSERAINYLVISLEEIVNDIQNQAKESVKNSLSLQEPVKSDIECKIDQCFEKMENPFMALNSESKRTRFLAENWGRVDPVECVLGSRFDTLRSRTTGGYDQVVVTDKFVYIPILETLKFIFRHPNIEEMMAKSNSSETLKDLSDGELFKSHALFSKQNHALQIQLFYDDFETANPLGSKRGIHKLGAVYFTLQNFSPKYNSALHNIHLVSLFHAQDIKTYGFSKILDPIVEDVKILERDGITVPLYDEPVRGTIVQVTGDNLGLHCLFGFVESFSARYCCRFCLVEKEDFQTEFTEDSPKIVMRTQALHAEHCQKMEANPRLPYVMGVKKSCILNSLQYFSTCENFSVDIMHDILEGVAQYEMKLILLHVIDQYTTLKDVDRRIRSFNYGYMEQTTYSEVVRGLK